From one Malus sylvestris chromosome 1, drMalSylv7.2, whole genome shotgun sequence genomic stretch:
- the LOC126623031 gene encoding protein ALTERED PHOSPHATE STARVATION RESPONSE 1, translating into MGATNSKTEKDEALRLCRERKRLIKQAIDSRYALAASHVSYTNSLRNIGIALRRYAEAEVLIESSLSNSDKTPSHSSYPSPSPSPLADASDSPLCNERPASPPVARLSYMRSGGAAAVTVRFNPVSSSYVDEDIPLPPPPPPLPDEDSSWDYFDPVDESESFRFVGSSGVDVNFDNIKGWRQGRNEEASHSVEEMGRWAKVGLDGSKEHFEVSGNSMNQNDSSVDGNANSLNSGVDGSLQTGNGEGRQLVVGCNANGGATSLIGKVGVEKSGSKREKNVGEKDLSAEREDPSEFITHRAKDFLSSIKDIEHRFFRAAESGRGVSRMLESNKIRVGYSGAKGTSSALAFLVAFQLVFCPGKTALVYHDPTQHGTKIITWKRSTSSRSSSSRNPLPTITKEDADDSGSDFIEEFCMIAGSHSSTLERLYAWERKLYDEVKASESIRKVYDRKCDQLRNQFAEDCSSQVIDKTRAIVKDLHSRIRVAIHAVDSISKRIEKMRDEELHPQLLELTQGLTRMWKAMLECHHAQYITISLAYHSKSSTVTSQGDSRRQIMAQLLDEIECFGLSFANWINSHSTYVEALNGWLQNCIMQPRERTKSRRPFSPRRVVAPPIFVLFRDWGAGIRALPSNELTDAIRTFLSDLRHLMEQEAVAQKNQGTADANNGEAENKAEENGKESSPSLSCIHTSLRKVLDRLTKFSEASLKMYEDIRQKSEAARIAYLNCRPVRY; encoded by the exons ATGGGTGCGACGAACTCCAAAACCGAGAAGGACGAAGCTCTGCGTCTGTGCAGAGAGCGTAAAAGATTGATCAAGCAAGCAATTGATTCAAGGTATGCTTTAGCAGCTTCTCATGTATCTTACACCAACTCTCTAAGAAACATTGGCATTGCCCTCCGCCGCTACGCCGAGGCTGAGGTGTTGATAGAGTCTTCTCTCTCCAACTCCGACAAGACCCCATCGCACTCCTCCTACCCCTCGCCCTCGCCGTCGCCTTTGGCCGACGCTTCGGACTCGCCTTTGTGCAACGAGAGACCCGCTTCGCCTCCTGTGGCAAGGTTGAGCTATATGAGGTCAGGAGGTGCTGCTGCTGTGACGGTAAGGTTCAATCCGGTTAGCAGTAGTTACGTGGATGAGGATATTCCACTGCCGCCGCCGCCTCCTCCTCTGCCGGATGAAGATTCTTCCTGGGATTACTTTGATCCTGTggatgagagtgagagcttcaGGTTTGTGGGAAGTAGTGGAGTGGATGTGAATTTTGATAATATCAAAGGGTGGAGACAGGGGAGGAATGAAGAAGCTAGTCATAGTGTGGAGGAGATGGGAAGATGGGCAAAGGTTGGATTAGATGGAAGTAAGGAACATTTTGAAGTTTCTGGTAATTCAATGAACCAAAACGATAGTAGTGTAGATGGTAACGCGAATTCGCTAAACTCGGGAGTTGATGGGTCTCTGCAAACAGGCAATGGTGAAGGGAGACAGTTAGTTGTGGGATGCAATGCCAATGGTGGAGCTACAAGTTTGATAGGCAAAGTCGGTGTTGAGAAGTCTGGTTCAAAGAGGGAGAAGAATGTGGGGGAGAAGGATTTAAGTGCAGAAAGAGAGGACCCTTCAGAGTTTATTACTCACAGAGCTAAAGATTTTCTTTCAAGCATAAAGGATATCGAGCACCGCTTTTTTAGGGCTGCAGAATCGGGAAGAGGGGTCTCCAGGATGCTTGAGTCAAACAAAATAAGGGTTGGATATTCGGGGGCAAAAG GTACATCATCTGCTTTGGCTTTTCTCGTGGCTTTCCAGCTCGTTTTCTGCCCGGGAAAGACTGCACTTGTTTATCATG ATCCTACTCAACATGGAACCAAAATTATTACTTGGAAGCGGTCAACATCTTCGAGGTCATCTTCATCAAGGAATCCTCTTCCCACAATAACAAAAGAGGATGCCGATGACAGTGGCAGTGATTTTATTGAAGAGTTTTGCATGATTGCTGGAAGTCATTCCTCCACTCTGGAGAGACTATATGCCTGGGAAAGAAAACTCTATGACGAAGTAAAG GCAAGTGAATCTATCAGGAAGGTGTATGACCGGAAATGTGATCAACTTAGGAATCAATTTGCAGAGGATTGTAGCAGTCAAGTTATTGATAAAACCCGGGCGATTGTGAAGGATCTACATTCACGAATAAGAGTGGCAATTCATGCTGTTGATTCAATATCAAAGCGGATTGAGAAAATGAGAGACGAAGAATTGCATCCACAACTTTTAGAACTTACTCAGGG ATTGACAAGAATGTGGAAGGCCATGCTTGAATGCCATCATGCGCAATATATAACCATCTCACTCGCATATCATTCAAAGAGCTCAACAGTGACTTCCCAAGGAGATTCCCGCAGGCAGATCATGGCTCAACTTTTGGATGAGATTGAGTGTTTCGGCTTAAGCTTTGCAAATTGGATCAACAGCCATTCAACATATGTGGAAGCTCTCAATGGTTGGCTGCAAAACTGCATCATGCAACCACGGGAGCGTACCAAAAGCAGAAGGCCATTTTCCCCTCGTCGAGTTGTGGCCCCACCTATATTTGTTCTCTTTCGAGATTGGGGAGCTGGGATCAGAGCATTGCCTTCCAATGAACTTACAGATGCAATCAGGACCTTCTTATCAGATCTGCGTCATTTGATGGAACAAGAAGCAGTTGCACAGAAAAACCAGGGGACAGCTGATGCAAACAACGGAGAAGCAGAGAACAAAGCGGAAGAGAACGGCAAAGAATCATCTCCAAGCCTGAGCTGCATACATACAAGCTTGAGAAAGGTTCTCGATAGACTAACTAAATTTTCGGAGGCATCATTAAAGATGTATGAAGATATCAGACAGAAAAGTGAAGCAGCTCGAATTGCATATCTCAACTGCAGGCCTGTTAGATACtga
- the LOC126623032 gene encoding acyl-coenzyme A oxidase 2, peroxisomal-like, whose translation MQSPDPTAEDESQAVSRRIQRLSLHLTPKYPLPRNYAAQQLELVECASKAAKLTVDTSSLSNYMRGKHREIQDRVLDYFNKQPELQTPVEILKDDHRELCMKQLVGLVKEAGIRPFRYVVDDPAKYFAILEAVGSVDMSLGIKMGVQYSLWGGSVLNLGTKKHKDKYFDGIDNMEYPGCFAMTELHHGSNVQGLQTVATFDPLTDDFIIDTPNDGAIKWWIGNAAVHGKFATVFAKLMLPTHDTKGITDMGVHAFIVPIRDFKTHQTLPGIEIHDCGHKVGLNGVDNGALRFCSVRIPRDNLLNRFGDVSRDGKYTSSLPSINKRFAATLGELVGGRVGLAYSSVSVLKIAATIAIRYSLLRQQFGPPKQPEVSILDYQSQQHKLMPMLASTYAFHFATLHLVEKYSEMKKSHDEQLVGDVHSLSAGLKAYVTAYTAKSLSICRESCGGHGYAAVNRFGSLRNDHDIFQTFEGDNTVLLQQVAGDLLKQYKEKFQGGTLTVTWNYLRESMNSYLSQPNPVTARWESEDHLRDPKFQLDAFRYRTSRLLQSVAVRLRKHSKTLGSFGAWNQCLNHLLTLAESHIESVILAKFVEAVQKCPDPSSRAALKLVCDLYALERIWKDIGTYRNVDYVAPNKAKAIHKLMEYLSFQVRNIARELVDTFDIPDYVTRAPIAMQSDAYSHYTHYVGF comes from the exons ATGCAAAGCCCAGATCCAACGGCGGAGGACGAATCCCAGGCCGTCAGCCGCCGCATCCAGCGGTTGTCCCTGCACCTGACCCCCAAGTACCCACTTCCCCGAAACTACGCAGCTCAGCAGCTTGAGCTGGTGGAGTGCGCTTCCAAGGCGGCGAAGCTGACGGTGGACACGAGCAGCCTCTCAAACTACATGAGAGGCAAGCACCGGGAAATCCAGGACAGAGTGTTGGATTACTTCAACAAGCAGCCGGAGCTTCAGACGCCGGTGGAGATTTTGAAGGACGACCACCGGGAGCTTTGCATGAAGCAGCTTGTGGGGTTGGTGAAAGAGGCTGGGATCAGGCCTTTCCGGTACGTCGTCGATGACCCGGCTAAGTACTTTGCTATTTTGGAGGCCGTTGGCAGCGTCGACATGTCTCTCGGGATTAAGATGGGGGTGCAGTACAG TCTTTGGGGAGGTTCTGTACTTAACTTAGGAACCAAAAAGCACAAGGATAAGTATTTTGATGGTATCGACAATATGGAGTATCCAGGTTGTTTTGCTATGACCGAACTACATCATG GCTCAAATGTTCAAGGTCTACAAACAGTGGCAACTTTTGATCCACTCACAGATGATTTTATAATCGACACACCCAATGATGGGGCCATCAAATGGTGGATTGGCAATGCTGCCGTTCATGGAAAGTTTGCTACTGTTTTCGCTAAGCTGATGTTGCCGACTCATGACACAAAAGGTATTACTGATATGGGTGTCCATGCCTTCATTGTGCCAATAAGGGATTTCAAGACCCACCAAACTCTTCCAGGAATTGAGATACATGATTGTGGCCACAAGGTTGGTCTGAATGGGGTAGACAATGGAGCATTAAGATTCTGCTCAGTGAGAATCCCTCGTGATAATCTTCTTAATCGGTTTGGAGATGTCTCCCGGGACGGGAAATACACAAGTAGTTTACCATCTATAAATAAAAGATTTGCTGCCACTCTAGGTGAACTTGTAGGTGGGAGGGTCGGTCTTGCATATTCTTCAGTTAGTGTCCTCAAGATCGCAGCCACAATTGCAATCCGATATTCTCTACTGCGCCAGCAGTTTGGTCCTCCCAAGCAACCTGAAGTTAGTATTCTTGATTATCAGTCTCAACAACACAAGTTAATGCCCATGCTGGCTTCAACTTATGCATTCCATTTTGCCACGTTGCATTTGGTGGAGAAATATTCAGAGATGAAAAAGTCTCATGATGAACAATTGGTTGGTGACGTCCATTCGCTTTCAGCAGGGCTCAAGGCTTATGTGACAGCATATACGGCAAAGTCATTAAGTATCTGCAGGGAATCTTGTGGAGGCCATGGGTATGCTGCTGTCAACCGCTTCGGTAGCCTGAGAAATGACCATGACATTTTTCAGACGTTTGAAGGGGACAATACAGTGCTTCTACAACAG GTTGCGGGTGATCTGTTGAAGCAATATAAGGAGAAATTTCAAGGCGGGACACTCACTGTCACATGGAACTACCTCAGAGAGTCCATGAACTCGTATCTATCTCAGCCAAATCCAGTGACTGCTCGATGGGAAAGCGAAGACCATTTGCGAGATCCTAAGTTCCAGTTGGATGCTTTCAGA TACCGAACTTCTCGATTACTTCAAAGTGTTGCAGTAAGACTGCGCAAGCATTCCAAAACTCTTGGCAGTTTTGGTGCATGGAATCAATGCTTAAATCACCTTTTGACTCTGGCGGAGTCCCATATTGAGTCAGTCATCCTTGCCAAGTTTGTTGAAGCTGTCCAGAA ATGTCCGGATCCAAGTTCTCGAGCTGCTCTGAAACTCGTCTGTGATCTTTATGCATTGGAGCGCATTTGGAAAGACATAGGAACCTATCGTAATGTTGATTATGTTGCACCAAACAAAGCTAAG GCAATTCACAAACTGATGGAGTACCTGAGTTTCCAGGTGAGAAATATAGCAAGGGAACTTGTAGACACATTTGACATTCCAGATTATGTCACAAGAGCCCCAATTGCAATGCAGTCGGATGCCTACTCACACTACACACACTACGTCGGATTTTAA
- the LOC126616150 gene encoding E3 ubiquitin-protein ligase SPL2-like, translating to MPDQILISLVPELAFSFDSPIVGVTLAYAAVRTLQKFSSYSSALRKICNAPSVKVSNLRSILAFDQLGQSDAKLVIVRGTVEAKSVFDGRWNVFKSGVVPPQGTKAVLVHRSQRCVFNDWMALIGWLEEGTFVIAAVWFWSILESIVEGFDRARIQILTKVSFHSC from the exons ATGCCCGATCAAATTTTAATCTCCCTAGTCCCCGAACTCGCCTTCTCCTTCGATAGCCCCATTGTGGGTGTAACCCTGGCATACGCCGCAGTCCGCACCCTCCAGAAATTCAGCTCCTATTCCTCAGCCCTACGCAAGATCTGTAACGCTCCCTCCGTCAAAGTCTCAAATCTTCGTTCAATCCTCGCGTTCGATCAGCTCGGCCAGTCCGACGCAAAGCTTGTCATCGTCCGAGGCACCGTTGAAGCCAAGTCCGTCTTCGACGGTAGATGGAATGTTTTCAAGTCCGGCGTAGTCCCACCTCAAGGAACGAAAGCCGTCCTTGTTCATAGAAGCCAAAGG TGTGTATTTAACGATTGGATGGCCCTTATCGGATGGCTGGAGGAAGGAACATTTGTGATTGCCGCGGTCTGGTTTTGGAGCATATTGGAAAGCATTGTGGAGGGCTTTGACAGAGCCAGGATCCAGATCCTTACAAAAG TTTCGTTTCATTCTTGTTGA